The proteins below are encoded in one region of Epinephelus lanceolatus isolate andai-2023 chromosome 7, ASM4190304v1, whole genome shotgun sequence:
- the trmt112 gene encoding multifunctional methyltransferase subunit TRM112-like protein, which translates to MKLLTHNMLTSHVKGVTKGYPLLIKATEVKVNEVDFNPQFVCRMIPKLQWSALVQAAEVLGQRQDLPGELLPEFENNEEFLKKVHRVLLEVEVIEGCLQCPESGREFPISRGIPNMLLNEDEV; encoded by the exons ATGAAGCTGCTCACGCACAACATGTTGACATCTCACGTGAAGGGAGTCACCAAAGGATACCCGCTGCTCATCAAG GCAACTGAGGTGAAAGTGAATGAGGTGGACTTCAACCCTCAGTTTGTCTGCCGGATGATCCCCAAACTGCAGTGGAGCGCTCTGGTCCAGGCTGCAGAGGTG TTGGGTCAACGGCAAGACCTGCCAGGTGAGCTGCTGCCAGAATTCGAGAACAACGAAGAGTTCCTGAAGAAAGTGCACAGAGTGCTGTTAGAG gtgGAGGTGATAGAGGGCTGTCTGCAGTGCCCTGAATCAGGACGAGAATTCCCCATCTCCAGAGGAATCCCCAACATGCTGCTGAACGAGGACGAGGTGTAG
- the tgfb5 gene encoding transforming growth factor beta-2 proprotein — protein MWLPRLALLLLRFSGVLLVEGFNTCHSINLDAQKSRRIEAVRGQILSKLRIRSPPDKDEAPPPGTVPPEVMLLYNSTRELLKERARLAESACERESSEEDYYAKEVQRIDMLPPRTDTNAVQPAAPNPHYRVVHFDVSGVDLTNSTLVKAEFRIFRAPNPQARASEQRVEIYQLLKPDEESTSTQRYIDSRTVQPKAKGAWISVEVTETIKDWVSDPENNLGLKLGVHCPCCTFVPSTNNIVPNKSEELEALFAGVDDEQLRQIRKPGQVKGQADFTTKTPHLILTVLPSDRVDNPAKKNRKKRAAATDTTTCSRGSDQGCCLRSLYIDFRRDLNWKWIHEPKGYKANFCAGSCPYLWSANNHYNMILPLYNKLNPEASASPCCVPQDLEPLTIMYFIGRTPRVEQLSNMVVKSCKCR, from the exons ATGTGGCTCCCCCGCCtcgcgctgctgctgctccggTTCTCCGGTGTGTTGCTGGTGGAGGGGTTCAACACGTGCCACTCCATCAACCTTGACGCGCAGAAGTCCCGGCGCATCGAGGCAGTCCGCGGACAGATCCTCAGCAAGCTTCGCATCCGCAGCCCGCCGGACAAGGACGAGGCCCCACCGCCTGGCACGGTGCCCCCGGAGGTCATGCTGCTCTACAACAGCACGCgggagctgctgaaggagcGCGCGCGTCTGGCCGAGTCGGCGTGCGAGCGCGAGAGCAGCGAGGAGGACTATTATGCCAAAGAGGTGCAGAGGATTGACATGCTGCCCCCACGCACCGACACAA atgCGGTACAGCCAGCAGCCCCCAACCCCCATTACAGAGTGGTCCACTTCGACGTTAGTGGGGTGGACCTGACCAACAGCACCCTGGTCAAAGCTGAGTTTAGGATCTTCAGAGCTCCCAACCCGCAGGCCCGGGCCTCAGAGCAGAGAGTGGAGATATATCAG CTGCTGAAGCCAGATGAAGAAAGCACTTCCACTCAACGTTATATTGACTCCCGCACGGTGCAGCCTAAGGCAAAGGGAGCCTGGATCTCTGTGGAGGTTACAGAAACCATAAAGGACTGGGTGTCAGATCCAG AGAATAATCTTGGCCTGAAGCTGGGCGTCCACTGTCCCTGCTGCACCTTCGTTCCATCCACCAATAACATTGTTCCCAACAAGAGTGAGGAGCTGGAGGCTCTCTTTGCAg GTGTGGATGATGAGCAGCTTCGTCAGATAAGAAAGCCCGGTCAGGTTAAAGGCCAGGCAGATTTCACCACCAAGACGCCCCACCTCATCCTCACCGTGCTGCCCAGTGACAGAGTGGACAACCCGGCCAAGAAGAACCGCAAGAAGAGGGCGGCCGCCACAGACACCACAACCTGCTCCCG CGGCTCGGACCAGGGCTGCTGCCTGCGCTCGCTCTACATCGACTTCAGGAGGGACCTCAACTGGAAGTGGATCCACGAGCCCAAAGGTTACAAAGCCAACTTCTGTGCCGGCAGCTGTCCTTACCTCTGGAGTGCCAACAACCACTATAACATG ATCCTGCCCCTCTACAACAAGCTGAACCCCGAGGCCTCCGCCTCGCCCTGCTGCGTTCCTCAGGACCTGGAGCCCCTCACCATTATGTACTTCATAGGCCGCACACCACGTGTCGAGCAACTCTCCAATATGGTCGTCAAATCCTGCAAGTGCCGCTGA